Proteins from one Piscinibacter lacus genomic window:
- the tssE gene encoding type VI secretion system baseplate subunit TssE — protein MAELNSRDRLQPSLLDRLIDSAPQEARESVEARILSRAQLRAAVLRDLTWLFNTTRPEPEPASERKDEVALWARHAEARRSVLNFGMPAFAGVTLSSLDRLAMERAVIESIRCFEPRIDADTLDVEISINPYAHHNTVQLKIRGQLWAQPVPLELMLAAEVDVETGFTRVRDLRA, from the coding sequence ATGGCTGAGCTGAATTCGCGCGACCGCCTGCAACCCTCGCTGCTGGACCGCCTCATCGACAGCGCACCGCAGGAGGCGCGCGAAAGCGTCGAGGCCCGAATCCTTTCGCGGGCGCAACTCCGCGCCGCGGTGCTCCGGGACCTGACCTGGCTGTTCAACACCACCCGTCCCGAGCCCGAGCCCGCCTCGGAGCGCAAGGACGAGGTCGCGCTCTGGGCGCGACATGCCGAAGCCCGCCGTTCGGTGCTGAATTTCGGCATGCCGGCCTTTGCCGGCGTCACCCTGTCCTCGCTTGACCGGCTGGCGATGGAGCGGGCCGTGATCGAGTCCATCCGCTGTTTCGAGCCCCGGATCGATGCCGACACGCTGGATGTCGAGATCTCGATCAATCCCTATGCCCATCACAACACCGTGCAGCTCAAGATCCGCGGCCAGCTCTGGGCCCAGCCGGTGCCGCTGGAGCTGATGCTGGCGGCCGAGGTGGATGTCGAGACCGGCTTCACCCGCGTCCGGGACCTGCGGGCCTGA
- a CDS encoding type VI secretion system accessory protein TagJ — translation MTHPALSEAEAAIRAGSPRRALPSLTQAVRAAPADPRLRVFLAQLLCVLGQWDRAHTQLNVAADMDPSTHPMREMVGHALRCELMRAAVFQGRRSPMIFGQPDEWLALLIESMLQAGQGQHEQAQSLADRAFEAAPPSPGRLDGQPFAWLADADSRLGPVLEAMINGRYYWLPFARLSRITLEPPADLRDMVWLPAQLVFANGGEAVAMLPTRYPGTEASEDDALLMARRTEWRSAGAERWFGLGQRILVSDQGEHDLLSLREIEFDGHG, via the coding sequence ATGACCCATCCTGCCTTGTCAGAAGCCGAAGCCGCGATCCGTGCGGGTTCGCCCCGCCGTGCCCTGCCGTCCCTGACCCAGGCGGTCCGGGCGGCGCCGGCCGATCCGCGTCTGCGTGTCTTCCTGGCCCAGTTGCTTTGCGTGCTGGGTCAGTGGGACCGGGCCCACACCCAGCTCAATGTGGCGGCGGACATGGATCCGAGCACCCATCCGATGCGCGAGATGGTCGGTCATGCCCTGCGCTGCGAACTGATGCGGGCGGCCGTCTTTCAGGGGCGAAGGTCGCCGATGATCTTCGGCCAACCCGACGAGTGGCTGGCCCTGCTGATCGAGTCGATGTTGCAGGCCGGCCAAGGTCAGCACGAACAGGCGCAGAGCCTGGCCGACCGCGCCTTCGAGGCGGCGCCGCCGAGTCCGGGTCGTCTTGACGGTCAGCCCTTTGCCTGGCTCGCAGATGCCGATTCGCGCCTCGGCCCGGTGCTCGAGGCCATGATCAACGGGCGCTACTACTGGCTGCCCTTTGCCCGCCTGAGCCGGATCACGCTGGAGCCGCCTGCCGACCTGCGTGACATGGTCTGGCTGCCCGCCCAGCTTGTCTTTGCCAACGGCGGCGAGGCCGTCGCGATGCTGCCCACCCGCTACCCCGGCACCGAGGCCAGCGAGGACGATGCCCTGCTCATGGCCCGGCGGACGGAGTGGCGCTCGGCCGGAGCCGAACGCTGGTTCGGGCTGGGCCAGCGCATCCTGGTGAGCGATCAGGGCGAGCACGACCTGCTGAGCCTGCGCGAGATCGAGTTCGACGGCCATGGCTGA